CGCCTCGGCCATCTCCACGCCGATGTACCCCGCGCCGACAACCACCGCGCGGCGCCCCTTCGTGGCGGCGAGCGTGTCCAGGAGCGCCTGGCCGTCGTCCAGGGTCTGCACCCCGTGCACCCCGGGCGCGTCGACACCGGGCAGGTCGGGGCGGATCGGGCGGGCCCCGGTCGCGATCACGAGCTTGTCGTACGACGTCCACGCCTCGGCCCCGGAATCGACGTTCCGCGCGCGGACGCGACCGCCCGCGACGTCGATCTCCGTGACCTCCGTGCGCATCCGCAGGTCGATGCCGCGCGCCCGGTGCTCCTCGGGCGTACGGGCGATCAGTTCGTCCCGTGTGGCGACGTCGCCGCCCACCCAGTACGGGATCCCGCACGCCGAGAACGAGGAGAAGTGGCCGCGTTCGAACGCCACGATCTCCAGCTCGTCGGGGCCCTTGAGGCGGCGCGCCTGCGACGCGGCGGACATGCCCGCCGCGTCACCGCCGATCACCACCAGACGCTCTGTCGAACGGCTCGTACGACTCATGCTCATACGAACACGCTACGGGGACCCGGCATTTCAGTCCTGCTCGCCCCGCCCCTCCTGCTCACCGGAGGGCTCCGGTGCCGTACGGGCCACGGGGAACCCGCCGAGCGCGCTCGCGGCGGGTGCCGGTGCGGGTGCCGGGCGGCGCGGCAGACGCGGACGCACGATCCGCGTCCACAGCAGCGCGAGCAGCGCCGCGAGCACCACGAACGGGAGCGCCGCGCCGATCGCCAGGGCGATCCACCGCAGCATCGCGACGAACACATGCCAGCCGCCCGCCAGCGCGTCCACGAAACCCGGCCCGTTGTCCTGCGCCGCCTTCTTCACCGGGGTCTCGGACAGCGAGAGCGTGATGGTGGCCAGGCTGGTGCGGTCCTTCAGGGACGCCTGCCGGGCGAGCAGCGCCTCCAGGTCGGACTCGCGTGAACTCAACTCCCCTTCCAGCGTGACCACATCGCTGAGCTTGGTCGCTTTGTCCATCAGCTCGCGCACCCGTGCCACGCTGGCGCGCTGCGACTTGATGCGGCTCTCCACGTCGACGACCTGGTCGGTGACGTCCTCGGCCTTGGCGGTGCGGTCGATGAGCTTGCCCGCGCCCTGAAGTGCGCCGAGCACCTCGTCGTACTTCCCGGTGGGCACGCGCAGCACGACCCGGGTGCGCTCGTGGCCCTCGGCGTCCCGGCTGGTGCTCTCGTTACCGACGAACCCGCCCGCGTTCTCGACGGTCGCCCGTGCCTCGTCGAGTGCCTTGGGCACGTCCTTCACCTGCACGGTCAGGGACGCCGTACGGATGATGTTGTTCGCGGTGAGCTTGGGCGTGCTGTCGCGGCGGGCCTTCGCGTCGCTGCCCGTGGCGCCGTCGGCGGCGGGCTGACGCTCGGCGCCGGGCACGGCGGCCTTGGCCGCGCTGTCACTGGCGGCGCCCCCCTTGTCGTCGGCGCCGCAGCCCGCGAGCGCGAGCGTGGCGGCGAGCAGCGTCGCGGCCAGCACCTGGACGGGCCGTACGGTGCGTGGAGTGTGCATGCGGTGGTACCCCCGGGGGTCGTCGTGACGGACGCTTCTTCGACGCCGGGTCAGGTCGGAACGTTGGCCGGATCCGGTCCCGATGGGGTCACGGTCGGGACTCGAGAGGGACACCTGGCCCATGCGGGGGTGCCGGTGGGGTCTGAGAGGCTGGGGGCATGAGCGCAAGGGAAGCCGCCCGTGCGGGCGCGGGGCATGTCGTCGTCATCGGAGGCGGGATCGCGGGGCTGGCCGCGGCCCACCGGCTCCTGGAGCGGGGTGTGCGAGTCACGGTCCTGGAGGCGTCGGACCGGGTCGGCGGCAAGCTGCTGCCCGGCGAGATCGCGGGCGTGCGGGTCGATCTCGGAGCCGAGTCGATGCTCGCGCGGCGGCCCGAGGCGGTGGCGCTCGCCCGCGAGGTGGGTCTCACGGACCGCCTGCAGCCCCCGGCCACGTCGACGGCCTCCATCTGGACCCGCGGCGCGCTGCGCCCGATGCCCAAGGGGCATGTCATGGGCGTCCCCGGCACGGCGTCCGCGCTCTCCGGCGTCCTGTCCGACGAGGGCCTGCGGCGCATCGAGCGCGACGCCCGGCTGCCGCGCACGGAGGTCGGCGACGATGCGGCGGTGGGGGAGTACGTGGCGGCGCGCCTCGGCCGGGAGGTCGTCGACCGCCTGGTGGAGCCGCTGCTCGGCGGGGTGTACGCGGGTGACGCGTACCGCATCTCGATGCGCTCGGCCGTCCCGCAGCTCTTCCAGGCCGCCCAGGCACACGATTCGCTGACGGAGGCGGTCCGCGCCATCCAGACGAAGGCGGCCGCGGCCCCGCAGCAGCAGGGCCCGGTGTTCATGGGCATCGAGGGCGGCGTCGGCGGGCTCCCGCTCGCCGTCGCGGAGTCGGTGCGGGCCCGGGGCGGCGAGATCCTCCTGAAGACCACGGCGGACGGGCTGAACCGCACCTCCGAGGGATGGGAGGTCCTCATCGAGAGCCAGGCCCTGGAGGCGGACGCGGTGATCGTCGCCGCTCCCGCCCCTGAGGCCGCCCGCCTGCTGGGCACCGCGTCCCCCGGGGCCGCCGCCGAGCTGCGCACCGTCGAGTACGCCTCCATGGCCCTCGTCACCCTCGCCTACCGCCGCGCCGACACCGCCCTGCCCGACGGCAGCGGCTTCCTCGTCCCGCCGGTCGACGGGCGCACGATCAAGGCGTCGACCTTCGCCTCCCAGAAGTGGGGCTGGATCGCCGACGAGGACCCCGACGTGGTCGTCCTGAGGACGTCCGTCGGCCGGTACGGCGAGACGGAGATCCTTCGGCGCGAGGACGCCGACCTCGTGTCCGTCTCACGGCACGACCTGCGCGAGGCGACCGGCCTGGACGCCGCCCCGGTGGCCACCCGCGTCACCCGCTGGACCGACGGCCTGCCCCAGTACCCCGTCGGCCACCACGCGCGCGTGGCCCGCATCCGCGAGCACGTCGCGAAGCTCCCGGGCCTCGCCGTGTGC
The Streptomyces sp. CGMCC 4.7035 DNA segment above includes these coding regions:
- a CDS encoding DUF4349 domain-containing protein — translated: MHTPRTVRPVQVLAATLLAATLALAGCGADDKGGAASDSAAKAAVPGAERQPAADGATGSDAKARRDSTPKLTANNIIRTASLTVQVKDVPKALDEARATVENAGGFVGNESTSRDAEGHERTRVVLRVPTGKYDEVLGALQGAGKLIDRTAKAEDVTDQVVDVESRIKSQRASVARVRELMDKATKLSDVVTLEGELSSRESDLEALLARQASLKDRTSLATITLSLSETPVKKAAQDNGPGFVDALAGGWHVFVAMLRWIALAIGAALPFVVLAALLALLWTRIVRPRLPRRPAPAPAPAASALGGFPVARTAPEPSGEQEGRGEQD
- the hemG gene encoding protoporphyrinogen oxidase; translated protein: MSAREAARAGAGHVVVIGGGIAGLAAAHRLLERGVRVTVLEASDRVGGKLLPGEIAGVRVDLGAESMLARRPEAVALAREVGLTDRLQPPATSTASIWTRGALRPMPKGHVMGVPGTASALSGVLSDEGLRRIERDARLPRTEVGDDAAVGEYVAARLGREVVDRLVEPLLGGVYAGDAYRISMRSAVPQLFQAAQAHDSLTEAVRAIQTKAAAAPQQQGPVFMGIEGGVGGLPLAVAESVRARGGEILLKTTADGLNRTSEGWEVLIESQALEADAVIVAAPAPEAARLLGTASPGAAAELRTVEYASMALVTLAYRRADTALPDGSGFLVPPVDGRTIKASTFASQKWGWIADEDPDVVVLRTSVGRYGETEILRREDADLVSVSRHDLREATGLDAAPVATRVTRWTDGLPQYPVGHHARVARIREHVAKLPGLAVCGAAYDGVGIPACIASAYAAVDQLGGDLRGVQELTANPVQSLHGGAGE